Genomic window (Nitrospirota bacterium):
CATATACCCCGAGCGGTGATGAAAACCTTGAGGAGCCACATGTGGGAAGGGTGTGGTTCGGCCCTGCGGAATAGTCGCCAAGGCTTTCAGGAGTCCATTCTCCAAGGAATATCGCTCCGGCATTTTTTATAGACGGTAAAAGTTTCTCAGGTTTCTTTGTCATGATCTCAAGATGCTCAGGCGCTATGCGGTTTGCAATTTGGACTGCCTCGGCAATATCCGCTGTAAGAATTATTGCGCCGTACTTGGTTATCGAACTCTCAGCGATCTTTTTTCTGCTGAGCTTTTCAAGCTGAAGCGCCAGCTCTTTTTGAACTTCTTTGGCAAGTTGCTCAGAGTCAGTGACCAGGATGGATGAAGCCATCTCATCATGCTCTGCCTGACCGAGGAGGTCTGCGGCAATGAATGACGGGTTGGCTGTCTTGTCGGCAATTATCAGGATCTCGCTCGGCCCTGCTATCATGTCAATACCCACATCGCCGAAGACAATCTTCTTGGCGGTAGCAACAAATATGTTTCCGGGCCCAACGATCTTATCAACCCTCTTTATCGTCTCGGTGCCGTAAGCCATTGCAGCGATAGCCTGTGCTCCTCCGATCGCGTAGACTTCAGTTATCTTCAACAGGCTGACAGCAGCAGCAACCGCAGGGTTGATCTTGCCGTCAGGAGAAGGGACACAAACTGCTATCTCTTTTACCCCTGCAACCTGCGCGGGTATCACATTCATAAGAACCGTTGACGGATAAGCAGCCTTTCCTCCCGGCACATAAACGCCTACCCTTTCAATAGGCCTAATCACATGGCCGAGCATTATGCCTTTATCAGAGATATACCAGGACTCTTCTTTCTGAAGGTCATGATATGCCTTTATCCTTTTCGCAGACTCCTTAAGCGCTTTGACCAGATCCTTGCCTGCCATAGCGGCAGCCGCTTCTATCTCTTTGCTGCTTACAGCGATGTTCCTCGGCTTTACTGAATCAAACTTCTCTGTATATTTCTTAACAGCGCTGTCGCCGTTTGTCCTGACATCATTAATTATCTTCTTAACAACAGACTCATAATCCTCTCCGCCGTCTGAACCTGTCGTTGCCCTGTGGCTCAGTCCCTTTATGAAGAGAGCAACATCAGCACTCCTGATTATCCTCACTTCACCCTCCTGACATCTGCGCCAAGGTATCTCAACTTCTCCTCGATCTTCTCATAACCCCTATCAAGATGATAGACCCTGTCTATGACAGTCTCGCCTTCAGCCGCAAGCCCTGCTATCACAAGAGAAGCGCTCGCCCTGAGGTCGGTCGCCATCACAGGAGCTCCCGTAAGTGACCTGACGCCTTCAACGGTCGCGGTAGAGTCCTGCACCTTTATCTTCGCGCCCATCCTCCTCATCTCTGCAACATGCATGAACCTGTTCTCAAATATATTCTCTGTCACAATGCTCGTCCCCTCAGCCACTGACATAAGCGCCATGAACTGCGCCTGCATGTCCGTTGGAAAACCGGGGTAAGGCATCGTCCTTATATCAACGGCCTTCAATCTTTCTGGGCCCTTGACCTTCAGCACACCACCATGATGTTCCATCTTTATTCCTGTCTCCTCAAGCTTTACTATCACAGGCTCGATATGCTCCATGCTGCAGCCCTGTATCTCTATCTCACCGCCGGTGATCCCGGCTGCCGCTATAAATGTTCCTGTTTCTATCCTATCAGGTATTACTCTATAGTCAAGCGGGGAAAGTGAGGACACACCTTTTATCCTTATCATTCCGCTACCTGCGCCATGTATCGATGCGCCCATTGATATCAAAGCGTTTGCAAGGTCAACCACTTCAGGCTCGCATGCCGCGTTCTCAAGCACCGTCTCACCGTCAGCAAGAGATGCAGCCATCATAAGGTTCTCTGTCCCTGTGACCGTCGGGATATCAAAACAGATATGCGCGCCTCTTAACCTGCCTGACCTCGCATTGATGTAGCCGTCTGAAAGTGATATCTCTGCGCCCATCTTTTCAAGCCCCATGACATGAAGGTTTATCGGCCTTGCGCCTATTGCGCAGCCGCCCGGCAGTGAGACCCTCGCCTGTCCCATCCTCGCAAGCAGCGGGCCGAGCACAAGCACTGAAGCTCGCATCGTCTTTACGAGGTCATAGGACGCCTCTACATGATCTATATTCTCCGCCCTGAGCGAGACCTTTTTGTCCTGACGCTCAAAACCGATTCCAAGGCTCTTAAGCAGCTTTCCCATTGTGGAGATGTCCTTCAGTTCAGGCACATTATCAATAAGGCTTTCACCAGAGCTGAGAATGGATGCCACCATGATCGGAAGCGCGGCATTTTTTGCGCCGCTTATTGTTACGCTTCCCATTAATTTATTTCTGCCCTTAACTATTATCTTGTCCATTGCGCGCTCACTATCCTCTCTATGCCTGAATAATCCTTTATAGTTTCAATATTAATATATCCTGATCCCTTCATCAAAGATACAACCTCATCTGCGCATCCGTCGCCAAGCTCAAACATGAGCATGCCGTTGTCATTCAAAAAATCCCGTGCTGCGGGAATTATCTTTTTATAAAAACCCAGCCCGTCTTCGCCTCCGTCAAGCGCGCTTAACGGTTCCCAATCCCTTATCTCAGGCTGAAGCCCCTCAATATCGCCGGTCTTTATATAAGGCGGGTTTGAGATGATAAGGTCAAAATATCGTCCTTCTTTAATAGGCATGAAGAGATCTCCTTGAAGAAAAGAGACATTCTTTACACCGTTTATATCGGCATTCTTTTTTGCATAGGCGATTGCTTTATCTGAAATATCCACTCCGCAAACATCCGCGTCTTTGAATTCCTTTGCAATAGCAAGTGCGATGCAGCCGCTTCCTGTGCAGAGGTCAAGAACTGCCGGCCTTTTTCTCTCAACTGCAGATTGTGAAGCGTGAAGTCTCTTTATCGCCTCTTCAGCCAAAAGCTCTGTCTCAGGCCTCGGTATTAAAACACCCTCTCCCACTGATATCTTAAGCCCTAAAAATTCTTCTGACCCTAATATATACTGCAGCGGCTCACGCATCGATCTCCGTCCGGCAATTTCAGAAATGAGATCATCCTCTTTATCCATCAGCACAGGATCATCCCTGTAGATACTTACCGTGTCTATCCCAAGCCCATGCCTTAAAATAAGCTCAGCCTCTTTGCCTGCGGATTCCAGCCCGCATGAGCTCAAGAGGTTTGTAATGTCTTTTATTTTATTGACGGCCTTCATATCTTCTCTGCGCCTTATCTTTACGCCTCTTTTAATTTTTCAGCCTGATAATAATCATGAAGGCTCTCAACGACTTCGTCAAGATCCCCTTCCATAATGATCGCCAGTTTATGAAGGGTAAGCCCTATCCTGTGGTCAGTGAGCCTGTTCTGCGGGAAGTTGTATGTTCTTACCTTTTCGCTCCGGTCGCCTGTGCCGACCTGTGATTTCCTGTTCTCCGCCCTCTCGGCGTCTATCTTCTGGCACTCAAGTTCATAGAGCCTCGCCCTGAGGACCTTCATCGCCTTCTCCCTGTTCTTTATCTGGGAGCGGCTGTCCTGGCACTGAACGGTCAGCCCTGTTGGTACATGAACTATCCTCACTGCTGAATATGTCGTGTTTACGCCCTGGCCTCCCGGGCCTGAGGCACAGTATGTATCAACCCTGAGATCGCTCTCAACTATCTTCAGGTCAACCTCTTCAGCCTCAGGAAGCACGGCCACGGTCACTGCTGATGTATGCACCCTGCCGGATGTCTCTGTCGCAGGCACACGCTGGACACGGTGCGTTCCGCTCTCATATTTAAGCCGGCTGTAGACCTCTTTGCCCTGTACGGATGCCACAACTTCCTTTATCCCGCCGATGCCTGTGGAGTTGATATCCATTATCTCGACCTTCCACCTCATGCGCTCGGCATATTTGCTGTACATCCTGAAGAGCTCTGCCGCAAAGAGCGCAGCCTCATCCCCTCCTGTGCCGGCGCGGATCTCAAGGATGATATTCTTTTCATCCCTCGGGTCTTTCGGAACCAGCATGATCTTTATCTGATTCTCAAGCGCGGTCTTTTGCTCCCTGAGTTCTGCAAGCTCGGCATCCGCAAGCTCCTTCATCTCATTGTCCTCGGATGAAGATAATATCTCCTCTGCCTCGGCAATACCCAAAAGGCATTTCTTGTATCTCTTTATCTGCTCCACAACTGCAGAGATCGCAGACTTCTCTTTGGAATATGTCTGGCTCTTTGTGAAGTCCGAGAAGATATCAGGGTCTGACAATATCTCTGTTAACTCGGCATCCCTCTTCTCTATCTCTTCAAGTTTATCAAGTAACATTTCTAAAACATCTCCTGTTTAAAAAGGGTTTTGGGCATAAAAAAAGGAAACCCGCCTGAATAAATACAGAACGGGTTTCCTCTTGTCAGTATCGTTACTTTTTTGCGTATTTCTTTCTGAACTTTTCAACCCTTCCTTCAGCATCCAGCAGCTTCTGCTTGCCTGTAAAGAAAGGATGGCATTTTGCGCAGACATCTACATGAATAGTCGGTTGAGTGGACATGGTGGCAAAACTTTCGCCGCATGCGCATACCGCCTTAGCCTCTTTGTATTCCGGATGAATTTCCTGTTTCAATGTAACCTCCATAAATAAAAAACTTAGGTATAAACTATACCAAAGACAAAGACAATTTTGCAATACTGCACTTAAAAACCGTTATCACGAGGGACGTTACAGTAGTCCCATGGGTTTTTTTGACAATAACTGCAGAACTGTTATGCATTGTATAATGCCTTTCGAGGTTTCGCTATTAAATGGTATAATATTACATGTTAAAAAAGTCATTACTTGAAACTAATCCTTATCTGAAAGTGCCTGAAAAATACCGGCAAGCCCTGATTACAAATGTCGCCAGTTCAACAGCCATCGAGACAGGTGCATCCGTTGAATCTATAGCACGAAAACTTGCTAAGAGTGAGAAAATAGAAAAAATCACAACTCCGCATCACTCCGCTCGATAATCACCGAAAATAACTTCTCCAGCGGCTTGTAATTCTTGTCCAGCCCTGCCTGGATTGCTGCGAAATATTCCTCTTTTCTCTCGACCGTAATCAGTCCGAAATTAAGGAAAGGTAAACCGGCCTGAAGAGCCATCAATGTTGAAAGAATTCGTGCTGCCCGACCGTTCCCTTCGCGAAATGGATGTATCAGCACCAACTCAATATGTGTTTCAGCGAGTGCATGAATAACCTCAGATCGATTCTTGAAATTACATGGCGTGTTACGCGTGAGAACATCTTGCTCGAACTGAGTCATAAGAGATGGGATATGGATAGCCATCGCGAACGGAAAATCCCCTTTGCTCATATTTACATTCCGGTATTTGCCGGCCCATGAGTATATCCCATCTAACCAAATTTTGTGAAAACTGCAAAGATCCGCTGCTGTAAAACAATGGTGCTTGTCAAATTTTCTTACCAGCTTGTCCGTCGCCTCTTTCAGAGCAATAGCTTCTGCATCATCCATCTTCTCAGGTGACGTTATGCCGAGCTTGTTTTTAAGCACCCGCTCATTAGACCCCGGCTCATATGCATCTTCAGCAAGGTGCGCTGTTTTATACCGGCCTGATTTTTTCTTCATATAAGCTATCCGCTATCCATTCTTTAATTTGTCTTTAATACTTGCCATTAATTCTTCGTAAGGGATAGTTTGAACCTTGCCCTCTTTAATATCTTTGGCCTGCCTCGTTAGCGCAGACAACCTGCTTCTGATCTTGCTCTGAGTGAAACCCATAAAGGTCATCTCCCAGAGACAGTGCGCTACTATTTCTTCCTTGGGTATCTTTTTAAGAACTTTTTTATCTACCTCATATCCAAGCCACTTTGACCAAGGGGTATACTCAAGGGCATATGATTGTCGAATATCTTTTTCTGTACACACACCACTAACATCCAAATATGCGTTCTTCCCCCTGCCGACCTTCTTTATATCAATAACCATTCCTTCTTTGCTATATCTGTGCCTCATATTTTTTAGAGTTTTAAAAACATACTCGTATCCCTTGATACCCTTTCTCTGGTCGGGATAAAGCTTTAGCAGCGCCTCGTTAACATCTTTAAAGGTGCATACCTTTAGTATATCTTTGAACAACACTTTCTCTGTTTTGTTCTTTATCAATGCCCTCTCCTTTTCTTATGTTATATACCACATTTACTATATTTTATGTTTCAAATTTCATTGATTAAATAAAAAACTGCACTCTTAATGTGCTCCTCAACAAAAGTGATAAGTATAATTTCTTCTTCATATAAGCTGTGCAATGATCTCGAAATGCAATACTGCTCCTGGAAACCGTTCTTATGTATTTAGAAACCATTTTTTTGTGATAAAAGCAATCGGAAATGATACAATTATCCAGAAAACTGCATAATCCCTTGTTAATTATGAGAGAGTAATACATGGCAATACTCGGAAAACCTCAAGGTATTTTTGAACTTGATAATAGCGACATCTCCGTAGGGTCATTCCTATTGCGTCATGATATTTGTGAAATTCTACAAGTGTCAGACTCAGATTTATCATCAATTAAATTTAAAAACATCGATGGTCTTCAAATTGCTGATGAACGGATAATTCAAAAGGCATGGTACGGCGGCAATATTCCTAATGCGACACCATCCGACAAATCAAGCCTTGATGAGCTGTTACTTATTGCTATTATTAAAAAAACATTCCCTGATATTAAAATTGAAAGACAAGTAAAAGTAAAGCGTTACTCCCTAGATTTAAAACTCACACAAAACGGCAAGACTTTATTTGTTGAATTTGATGGCCCTTCCCATTTTGCCCCCTCACGATACGGCAATCCCGGCGACCCATTCAAAAAAAAGAGATCAGTAGAAGATGAAACAGGTCTTGAATGCGTAAAATGGCCATATTGGATTCAACGATGCACTACAAATGTAAAAGCTCTGTTTGATAGTTCCGTAAATGGGCTTGGTGTCTTGTGGAGTACAGAAGTTCATTTCGGGATGTTCATATTTGAGAATTCAGCTGATATCATTGACACTATCACAAAAAGGTTTAATGCTGTTGATGGTTCAGGTTACGGTTATTTTTATGGTTCAGAAACCAAAGAGAGAAATAACCCTGAACATCCAATTATTGAAAAGATTCGTCAAAACAAAACTGATATAGGCACTCTACTTCCTCGTGGTTTTGCAGACCGTGCTTACTGGCTACCCGATAAATTACAAATATGACCAAGATTGTTAACAGTGCAAACATGACTGACAATAAATTAGCCTTTTTTGAAAACCATAAAATCCGTCGTCATTACGATGAAAAAACAGAAACATGGTATTTTTCGGTTATTGATGTTGTAGGCGCCTTGACTGATAGCTCTAATCCACGTGATTACTGGTTCAAGATGAAAATCAGAGTAAAAAGCGAGGATGAACTTCAACTGTCGACAATTTGTCGACAGTTGAAAATGAAAGCTCCAGACGGAAAGATGCGTGAGACCGATACCACCAATGTTGAGGGACTTTTGCGAATTATACAATCTATTCCCTCGCCCAAAGCCGAACCATTCAAGCAATGGCTGGCAAAGGTGGGTTACGAACGATTACAGGATATGAGCGACCCCGCGCGCTCACTTGACCGCGCCCGTGAATACTGGCAGCAGCATGGCAGAAGCGAAAAGTGGATACAACAGCGGATGATGGGCCAGGAAACCCGCAATAAACTCACTGATTACTGGCAAGATCACGAGATTACAAAAGAAGAAGAGTATGCCACTCTCACCAACATCATTCATAAGGAATGGAGCGGTGTTTCAGTAAAAAAGCATAAAGATATAAAAAACCTAAAAACGCAGAATCTGCGTGACCACATGAGCGAAGCGGAGCTGATCTTCACGGCACTTGCAGAACTTTCAACCAGGCAAATTGCCGAAAGCATGAATGCGACCGGAATGGTAGAAAATGCAGATGCGGGGAAAACGGGCGGTAAAATTGCGAAGAAGGCCCGAAAGGAATTGGAATCAAAAACAGGCAAAAGCGTCATCACATCTGAAAATTATCTCCCACCGGCGAAGACGCAAAGGCAGATAAAACACAAACCAGACAATAGCAGTGACTATGAATGATTGTTTCATCGCTCGGCAATACGGAATTACTAAAACTGGAGATTTCCATACTGCTGGTGAAATCAGACAATCATCTTCTCCACATACCCCAGCGCCTTATATGCCTTAAGCCTTCTTTTGTACATTTTAAGAAGGACAGGTATGTGTTCATCAACATAATCATAAATCCGCACTTCTGTTTTCCCTTGATACGACCGATGAAGTCTTCCGGCATATTGGATCATCTTTCCCTTGAATGAAAATGGCATTGCGAGGAAAAGCGTATCAAGCCGGGGATCGTCAAATCCCTCGCCTATGTATTGCCCTGTTGCAAGGATCAGCCGTTCTTCGGTATCGGAAATCGATTCAAGCTTTGAAAGCATCTCTTTTCTTGTGCCGGCTCTCATTCCTCCATGAAGCACAATTATATGTTTTACGAATTTCTCGAGCTTCTGCTTCAGTAACTCAAGATGCTCTTTTCTTTCAGTAAGGACAATAGGAAAACGTTTTTCTTCAAGTGAATTCAGGATGTCATCAAATATCATATGGTTCCGGTTTTCATCCGTAATTAACGGCGGCCAAAGGCTTTGAATGTTATCTCCATCAGCCCATGGATATGCAAAACTCGTGGTTCTTGTCATGAGGCTGTATTTTAAATGTGAATCTGATGCGCTTTTCCGTGAAGTTACTTTATACCGAATCGGTCCGCACTGCATGGTAAAAATCGGCTGGTGACCGTCACGCCTGTAAGGAGTTGCTGTCAACCCGATAATATATCTTGCATTTGC
Coding sequences:
- the hisD gene encoding histidinol dehydrogenase; the protein is MRIIRSADVALFIKGLSHRATTGSDGGEDYESVVKKIINDVRTNGDSAVKKYTEKFDSVKPRNIAVSSKEIEAAAAMAGKDLVKALKESAKRIKAYHDLQKEESWYISDKGIMLGHVIRPIERVGVYVPGGKAAYPSTVLMNVIPAQVAGVKEIAVCVPSPDGKINPAVAAAVSLLKITEVYAIGGAQAIAAMAYGTETIKRVDKIVGPGNIFVATAKKIVFGDVGIDMIAGPSEILIIADKTANPSFIAADLLGQAEHDEMASSILVTDSEQLAKEVQKELALQLEKLSRKKIAESSITKYGAIILTADIAEAVQIANRIAPEHLEIMTKKPEKLLPSIKNAGAIFLGEWTPESLGDYSAGPNHTLPTCGSSRFSSPLGVYDFIKRTSLINASKAGFIAISKTVAEIADSEGLEAHGNSVRVRLKK
- the murA gene encoding UDP-N-acetylglucosamine 1-carboxyvinyltransferase; this translates as MDKIIVKGRNKLMGSVTISGAKNAALPIMVASILSSGESLIDNVPELKDISTMGKLLKSLGIGFERQDKKVSLRAENIDHVEASYDLVKTMRASVLVLGPLLARMGQARVSLPGGCAIGARPINLHVMGLEKMGAEISLSDGYINARSGRLRGAHICFDIPTVTGTENLMMAASLADGETVLENAACEPEVVDLANALISMGASIHGAGSGMIRIKGVSSLSPLDYRVIPDRIETGTFIAAAGITGGEIEIQGCSMEHIEPVIVKLEETGIKMEHHGGVLKVKGPERLKAVDIRTMPYPGFPTDMQAQFMALMSVAEGTSIVTENIFENRFMHVAEMRRMGAKIKVQDSTATVEGVRSLTGAPVMATDLRASASLVIAGLAAEGETVIDRVYHLDRGYEKIEEKLRYLGADVRRVK
- the prmC gene encoding peptide chain release factor N(5)-glutamine methyltransferase → MKAVNKIKDITNLLSSCGLESAGKEAELILRHGLGIDTVSIYRDDPVLMDKEDDLISEIAGRRSMREPLQYILGSEEFLGLKISVGEGVLIPRPETELLAEEAIKRLHASQSAVERKRPAVLDLCTGSGCIALAIAKEFKDADVCGVDISDKAIAYAKKNADINGVKNVSFLQGDLFMPIKEGRYFDLIISNPPYIKTGDIEGLQPEIRDWEPLSALDGGEDGLGFYKKIIPAARDFLNDNGMLMFELGDGCADEVVSLMKGSGYINIETIKDYSGIERIVSAQWTR
- the prfA gene encoding peptide chain release factor 1 yields the protein MLLDKLEEIEKRDAELTEILSDPDIFSDFTKSQTYSKEKSAISAVVEQIKRYKKCLLGIAEAEEILSSSEDNEMKELADAELAELREQKTALENQIKIMLVPKDPRDEKNIILEIRAGTGGDEAALFAAELFRMYSKYAERMRWKVEIMDINSTGIGGIKEVVASVQGKEVYSRLKYESGTHRVQRVPATETSGRVHTSAVTVAVLPEAEEVDLKIVESDLRVDTYCASGPGGQGVNTTYSAVRIVHVPTGLTVQCQDSRSQIKNREKAMKVLRARLYELECQKIDAERAENRKSQVGTGDRSEKVRTYNFPQNRLTDHRIGLTLHKLAIIMEGDLDEVVESLHDYYQAEKLKEA
- the rpmE gene encoding 50S ribosomal protein L31: MKQEIHPEYKEAKAVCACGESFATMSTQPTIHVDVCAKCHPFFTGKQKLLDAEGRVEKFRKKYAKK
- a CDS encoding Fic family protein; amino-acid sequence: MKKKSGRYKTAHLAEDAYEPGSNERVLKNKLGITSPEKMDDAEAIALKEATDKLVRKFDKHHCFTAADLCSFHKIWLDGIYSWAGKYRNVNMSKGDFPFAMAIHIPSLMTQFEQDVLTRNTPCNFKNRSEVIHALAETHIELVLIHPFREGNGRAARILSTLMALQAGLPFLNFGLITVERKEEYFAAIQAGLDKNYKPLEKLFSVIIERSDAEL
- a CDS encoding Bro-N domain-containing protein, translated to MTDNKLAFFENHKIRRHYDEKTETWYFSVIDVVGALTDSSNPRDYWFKMKIRVKSEDELQLSTICRQLKMKAPDGKMRETDTTNVEGLLRIIQSIPSPKAEPFKQWLAKVGYERLQDMSDPARSLDRAREYWQQHGRSEKWIQQRMMGQETRNKLTDYWQDHEITKEEEYATLTNIIHKEWSGVSVKKHKDIKNLKTQNLRDHMSEAELIFTALAELSTRQIAESMNATGMVENADAGKTGGKIAKKARKELESKTGKSVITSENYLPPAKTQRQIKHKPDNSSDYE